The Algoriphagus halophilus genome window below encodes:
- a CDS encoding CIS tube protein produces MALSDIFSQKGGLEKLKITAFKDEEFNEATATYVVMYNPTTFSQEFKSKWIPEEGPADGKQYQFRTLESDSVAFEFLFDATAASPPSADKSGETNFDYLGDDAPNLDQISSNKINAIDLINEDKHVDRAIRKFLDITQNIQSDTHKPNYLQINWGAYQFRGVLASATINYKLFDSSGLPIRATVSANFDQSLSRQEQAATTARNSPDLTHERVVKSGDTLLLMCQRIYGTQEYYLEVAKANKLGNFRKLIPGQKLIFPPLAKS; encoded by the coding sequence ATGGCACTTTCAGATATATTTTCCCAAAAAGGAGGGTTAGAAAAACTAAAAATTACCGCATTTAAGGATGAGGAATTTAATGAAGCCACTGCGACTTATGTGGTGATGTATAACCCTACTACTTTTAGCCAGGAATTTAAGTCTAAATGGATTCCTGAAGAGGGGCCTGCAGATGGCAAGCAATACCAATTCAGAACCTTAGAATCCGACTCTGTTGCTTTTGAATTTCTTTTTGATGCTACCGCAGCTTCACCTCCAAGTGCCGATAAATCTGGTGAAACCAATTTTGATTATTTGGGAGATGATGCTCCGAATTTGGATCAGATCAGTTCGAATAAAATCAATGCCATTGACTTGATCAATGAAGACAAACATGTAGATCGAGCCATTCGGAAATTCTTGGACATTACTCAAAACATCCAATCTGATACTCATAAGCCCAATTACCTTCAAATCAATTGGGGCGCCTATCAATTTCGTGGGGTATTAGCTTCAGCTACCATCAACTACAAGCTTTTTGATAGTTCTGGTTTACCGATACGGGCTACCGTCAGTGCCAACTTTGACCAATCGCTCTCGAGACAAGAACAAGCAGCTACTACTGCCCGAAATTCCCCAGATCTTACCCATGAGCGCGTGGTCAAATCCGGCGATACCTTATTACTGATGTGTCAGCGAATCTATGGAACCCAAGAATATTACCTGGAGGTAGCAAAAGCCAATAAACTTGGGAATTTCAGAAAGCTCATACCAGGACAAAAACTCATTTTTCCACCCTTAGCAAAATCTTGA
- a CDS encoding DUF5908 family protein, with the protein MPIEIKELIIRTTVDAAESKPTGRGEKKPDPTAILDGIQVLNKLIKEKNER; encoded by the coding sequence ATGCCCATAGAAATCAAAGAACTCATCATTCGCACAACAGTAGATGCTGCAGAAAGCAAACCCACAGGAAGAGGTGAAAAAAAGCCAGATCCTACCGCGATTCTTGATGGAATCCAGGTATTAAACAAGCTCATAAAAGAGAAAAACGAACGATAA
- a CDS encoding phage tail protein — protein sequence MTIFHPPTGFHFLVRFEGLLLKYPAIPDLGFQEVSGLDVEIGVEEYAEGGENRFKHRMPNPVSYPNLVLKRGMAVSSQLAKWFKDSVEGFQFEAQDITVILLNPDRVPLQAWNFVNAWPVKWSIEGLNAMENTIVIENIEFAYQYYRRINPDDLLP from the coding sequence ATGACGATCTTTCATCCACCTACCGGCTTTCACTTTTTAGTCCGATTCGAAGGACTATTGTTGAAATATCCTGCTATACCTGATTTGGGATTCCAAGAGGTTTCAGGTTTGGACGTGGAAATTGGAGTGGAAGAATACGCAGAAGGCGGCGAAAACAGGTTCAAACATCGAATGCCTAACCCCGTCTCCTATCCCAATTTGGTGTTGAAAAGAGGGATGGCAGTAAGCTCTCAACTTGCCAAATGGTTTAAGGACAGCGTGGAAGGTTTTCAGTTCGAGGCTCAAGATATCACAGTCATTCTTCTCAATCCGGATAGAGTCCCCTTACAAGCTTGGAATTTTGTAAACGCCTGGCCCGTCAAATGGTCTATTGAGGGATTGAATGCAATGGAAAATACCATTGTCATCGAAAACATAGAATTCGCTTATCAATATTATCGACGAATTAATCCAGACGATTTATTGCCTTAA
- a CDS encoding phage tail protein, giving the protein MAVAYPVSVFHFQVEWGGTRIGFTEVSGLTVELQSIDYREGSSLEYHVSKMPGIPQYSNITLKRGIFRADNEFFQWLNTVKMNNIERRDLTISLLNEEHEPVMVWKVKEAWPCKVEGPSLNSTGNEVAVESIELCHEGLAIETP; this is encoded by the coding sequence ATGGCAGTAGCATATCCAGTTTCCGTCTTCCATTTTCAGGTAGAATGGGGCGGTACAAGAATCGGCTTCACAGAAGTATCAGGACTGACAGTGGAGCTACAGAGTATCGATTACAGAGAAGGTAGCTCTCTTGAGTATCATGTCAGTAAAATGCCAGGTATCCCCCAATACTCCAACATCACGTTGAAGCGTGGGATCTTCAGGGCAGACAACGAGTTTTTTCAATGGTTGAACACGGTAAAAATGAACAACATTGAAAGAAGAGATCTGACTATTAGCTTATTGAATGAAGAACATGAGCCTGTAATGGTCTGGAAAGTGAAAGAAGCTTGGCCTTGTAAAGTAGAAGGACCATCCTTGAACTCCACCGGAAATGAGGTAGCAGTGGAAAGCATTGAGCTTTGTCATGAAGGGCTTGCCATAGAAACGCCATAA
- a CDS encoding phage tail sheath family protein — MASQSTPGVYIQEISTLPASIAAVETAIPAFIGHTATAEKDGESVRGVPTRITSMLEFEAIFGKANPETFTITVEDTYDAEKGTTEKLINRKITATPPPDPSPYKLYYCLQMYYNNGGGPCYIVSVNDFNNLPAKGDSATATSILGGLEALKAIDEPTLYVFPDVIEATLPETTGTVYKDIYDAALAQCELLKDRFVIIDVKDVTSDPFDDATNFRSNCIGSSNLKYGAAYYPNLKSSLNYAYDPTALTITHTSTYPSDPVLIEAGAQDTLPLEASNDADPSVLKNEPSLYRSVIAEINKSYITLPPSGAIAGIYARVDSQRGVWKAPANVDVRSIISPSKKVSHEQQANLNVDATSGKSINAIRTFTGKGTLVWGARTLAGNDNEWKYVPVRRLYIFIEESVKKATEFVVFEPNDANTWLRTKTMIENFLSKLWRDGALAGAKPEQAFFVKVGLGQTMSAQDILEGRLIIEIGMAAVRPAEFIILKFSHKLQES; from the coding sequence ATGGCAAGTCAATCTACACCCGGTGTTTATATCCAAGAAATCTCCACATTACCTGCCTCAATAGCAGCGGTTGAAACAGCAATTCCCGCATTTATTGGTCACACTGCAACTGCAGAAAAAGACGGAGAAAGTGTAAGAGGAGTACCAACAAGGATAACCAGCATGCTGGAATTCGAAGCAATCTTCGGAAAAGCAAACCCCGAAACCTTCACCATCACAGTTGAGGATACCTATGATGCGGAAAAAGGAACCACTGAAAAACTTATCAATAGGAAAATAACGGCAACACCTCCTCCAGATCCGAGCCCATATAAATTGTATTACTGTCTTCAGATGTATTACAACAATGGCGGGGGACCATGCTACATCGTATCGGTCAACGACTTTAATAACCTACCTGCCAAAGGAGATTCGGCAACTGCAACTAGTATCCTGGGCGGGCTTGAAGCACTCAAAGCCATTGATGAACCTACCTTATATGTTTTCCCAGATGTGATCGAAGCAACACTTCCTGAAACCACCGGTACAGTTTATAAAGATATTTATGATGCAGCATTGGCACAATGTGAACTCCTCAAAGACAGATTCGTGATCATCGATGTAAAGGATGTCACTTCCGATCCTTTTGACGATGCCACTAATTTTAGAAGTAACTGCATCGGTTCCTCCAATCTCAAGTATGGGGCGGCTTATTACCCCAATTTGAAAAGTTCATTGAATTACGCCTATGATCCGACTGCATTAACCATAACACATACTTCCACCTATCCTTCAGATCCGGTATTAATAGAAGCAGGCGCACAAGATACTTTACCCTTGGAAGCCTCCAATGATGCGGATCCAAGTGTCCTAAAAAATGAACCCAGTCTTTACAGAAGTGTCATAGCTGAAATAAATAAAAGCTATATAACACTTCCTCCTTCGGGAGCAATTGCTGGAATTTATGCACGTGTAGACAGTCAACGAGGAGTTTGGAAAGCTCCTGCAAATGTGGATGTTAGATCGATCATCAGCCCTTCTAAAAAGGTATCCCATGAACAGCAGGCAAATTTAAATGTCGATGCTACTTCAGGTAAATCCATTAATGCCATTCGAACATTTACAGGAAAAGGAACCTTGGTTTGGGGAGCAAGAACCCTTGCTGGAAATGATAATGAATGGAAATATGTACCTGTCAGAAGGCTCTATATTTTCATTGAAGAGTCGGTCAAAAAGGCCACCGAATTCGTGGTGTTTGAACCGAACGATGCCAATACTTGGCTGCGTACCAAAACCATGATCGAAAATTTCCTATCCAAACTTTGGAGAGATGGAGCCCTCGCAGGAGCAAAACCCGAGCAGGCATTTTTTGTCAAAGTAGGTTTAGGCCAAACCATGTCCGCCCAAGACATACTTGAAGGCAGGTTGATTATTGAAATAGGGATGGCCGCTGTCAGACCTGCAGAATTCATCATCCTGAAATTCTCTCATAAGCTCCAGGAATCCTAA
- a CDS encoding phage tail sheath family protein codes for MADYKTPGVYIQEISTLPASIAPVATAIPAFVGYTATRIKNGESLPVNTPVRVSSYLEYKEIFGESYPEDYGVTLALDADGNTEVTINPPSSFSPYRMTYQIYQYFNNGGGPCYIVSVGGFVAGPNPPATSISPTDLIAGIKVLEEEDEPTILVVPEAVILSNVDRKTIHETLLAQCSKLQDRFAVMDALHYGSQSVKEDGDSFRAEVGTSDLKYGAAYYPSLKTSLYNYYSESALQITDNRGGAGLGPFHEKSLLALGNGDAFATATIRINNNAAIDGDIFTVGTTAYTEGVDFTKGAGNATTAAALETALAGDSDFSVSRDGDTLTLTAKTPGSDGGLIPLTYDDNGDGGAVISGSGTFSWQAPDKTLYNLIVSKLQSKKMELYPSASIAGIYARVDRQRGVWKAPANVDVAGVIKPVIAVSAEDQGLLNVDATSGKSINAIRFFQGKGNLVWGARTLAGNDNEWKYIPVRRLYIFVEESVKKATEFVVFEPNDSKTWLRVKTMIENFLSNLWRDGALAGAKPEDAFFVKVGLGQTMTPVDILEGRLIVEIGMAAVRPAEFIILKFSHKLQES; via the coding sequence ATGGCAGACTACAAAACCCCTGGGGTTTATATTCAGGAAATATCAACCCTTCCCGCATCGATAGCCCCCGTGGCAACGGCCATCCCGGCATTTGTCGGCTACACAGCTACACGAATTAAAAATGGAGAATCCCTCCCCGTCAATACACCGGTAAGAGTTAGTTCTTACCTGGAATACAAAGAGATTTTTGGAGAATCTTACCCCGAAGATTATGGGGTAACCTTGGCATTGGACGCAGATGGAAATACTGAAGTGACCATTAACCCTCCTAGTAGTTTTTCTCCTTATCGTATGACCTACCAGATCTACCAGTACTTCAATAATGGAGGTGGTCCTTGCTACATCGTTTCAGTAGGAGGATTTGTAGCAGGTCCAAATCCACCAGCAACTTCCATTTCTCCGACAGATTTGATCGCGGGAATCAAAGTATTAGAGGAAGAGGATGAACCCACCATCTTGGTTGTACCAGAGGCTGTGATTCTAAGCAATGTGGATAGAAAAACGATCCATGAAACCTTGTTGGCCCAATGTTCAAAATTGCAAGACCGCTTCGCAGTAATGGATGCTTTACACTATGGAAGTCAAAGTGTCAAAGAAGATGGGGATTCATTTCGAGCCGAGGTAGGTACCAGTGACCTAAAATATGGAGCAGCTTATTATCCCTCTCTCAAAACGTCACTGTATAATTACTATTCGGAAAGTGCCTTACAGATTACAGATAATAGAGGAGGTGCTGGCTTAGGCCCATTCCATGAAAAAAGTTTATTAGCCCTGGGAAATGGAGATGCCTTTGCTACGGCTACTATTCGAATCAATAACAATGCTGCTATAGATGGAGATATTTTTACGGTAGGAACCACCGCTTATACAGAGGGAGTGGATTTTACAAAAGGGGCAGGAAATGCCACAACTGCAGCTGCATTAGAGACAGCATTAGCTGGAGATTCCGATTTTTCTGTGAGCAGGGATGGTGATACGCTTACACTTACAGCTAAAACTCCTGGGTCGGATGGAGGGCTAATCCCACTTACCTACGATGATAATGGTGATGGAGGTGCAGTAATTTCCGGATCCGGAACTTTCTCCTGGCAAGCTCCAGACAAAACACTTTACAATTTAATAGTGAGCAAGCTCCAATCTAAGAAAATGGAACTTTATCCTTCTGCCTCTATTGCTGGAATTTATGCAAGAGTAGATAGACAAAGAGGGGTGTGGAAGGCTCCAGCCAATGTAGATGTTGCTGGCGTGATTAAGCCTGTAATTGCGGTAAGTGCAGAAGACCAAGGATTATTAAATGTCGACGCCACTTCAGGAAAATCCATCAATGCTATCCGATTTTTCCAAGGGAAAGGAAACCTGGTCTGGGGAGCGCGAACCTTGGCTGGAAATGACAACGAATGGAAATATATCCCAGTAAGAAGGCTCTACATTTTTGTGGAAGAATCGGTCAAGAAAGCCACTGAATTCGTGGTATTCGAGCCCAATGACTCTAAAACCTGGCTTCGTGTGAAAACCATGATCGAGAACTTCTTAAGCAACCTTTGGAGGGATGGAGCTCTTGCAGGTGCTAAACCAGAAGACGCATTTTTTGTAAAAGTGGGCTTAGGTCAAACCATGACTCCAGTGGATATTTTGGAAGGAAGGTTAATCGTGGAAATCGGTATGGCGGCAGTGAGACCGGCAGAATTCATCATCCTGAAATTCTCTCATAAGCTTCAGGAATCCTAA
- a CDS encoding DUF4255 domain-containing protein, with protein MIYSALEFLTQELNAFIKLKVGDTVGDTNGDRIFLSSVTNENGIIIPDKSLGLSLINIEEERTLKEQKSTFINSVGKVEKRNPDIQLNLYVLITANFQNKKQNDSSDDYVEGLKQLGYAISFFQAKNVFTKENSPRLAGIDPGLSKLVVELYSYSFEQLYNFWTVVGAKYLPSVLYKVKTIRVQENAIQESGDPIEKIHLDTLHKS; from the coding sequence ATGATTTATTCGGCATTAGAATTTTTGACGCAGGAACTAAACGCCTTTATCAAATTAAAGGTGGGTGATACGGTAGGTGATACCAATGGAGATCGGATTTTTCTATCTTCTGTAACCAATGAAAACGGAATTATTATTCCTGATAAAAGTCTTGGACTTTCTTTAATCAATATTGAAGAGGAGCGAACTTTAAAAGAGCAAAAAAGCACCTTTATCAATTCGGTTGGAAAAGTTGAAAAACGCAACCCGGACATCCAGCTAAACCTATATGTCTTGATCACTGCTAATTTTCAAAACAAAAAGCAGAATGACTCATCTGATGATTATGTAGAAGGTTTAAAACAATTGGGGTATGCCATTTCTTTTTTTCAGGCAAAAAATGTTTTTACAAAAGAAAATAGCCCACGACTAGCTGGAATAGACCCAGGCTTATCCAAACTCGTAGTGGAGCTATACAGTTATTCATTTGAACAATTATATAACTTTTGGACTGTAGTAGGAGCAAAATATCTCCCCTCTGTCTTATATAAGGTCAAAACAATCCGAGTTCAAGAAAACGCAATTCAGGAAAGTGGAGATCCAATCGAAAAAATTCACCTTGATACCCTACATAAGTCATGA
- the rbfA gene encoding 30S ribosome-binding factor RbfA: MESKRQQKYAKLIQKELGDIFQKDAKHLVGKAMITITHVLVSPDLGFAKVYLSFLLTDPDATYKLINQHKKEIRHQLAKRIGKSVRIIPEIAFFPDDSASYAQHMDKVISDLNIPEAPEEEDEDSED; encoded by the coding sequence ATGGAAAGTAAAAGACAACAAAAATACGCCAAATTGATCCAAAAAGAGCTTGGAGATATCTTTCAAAAAGACGCCAAGCATCTTGTAGGGAAAGCAATGATCACCATCACTCACGTTTTGGTCAGCCCTGACTTGGGCTTTGCAAAAGTATATTTAAGCTTTTTGCTCACTGATCCAGATGCTACCTACAAGCTGATCAACCAACATAAAAAAGAAATCAGGCATCAATTGGCCAAAAGAATCGGAAAGTCAGTCCGCATTATTCCTGAGATCGCATTTTTCCCGGATGACTCTGCTTCCTATGCGCAGCATATGGACAAGGTCATTTCTGATTTGAATATTCCGGAAGCTCCAGAAGAGGAAGACGAAGATTCAGAGGATTAA
- a CDS encoding FtsX-like permease family protein, with protein MTLSFFIARRYFRSKKKRNFITILSTISMVGVAVGTMALVIVMSVFNGLEDLIRGLFASFDAELKIEAAEGKSFEVTEDWLDSIRSLEGVEVLTEVIEDNALFDYNGNQIVARLKGVSDNFLDQGRFKNGYFWGDTTLGTDLRPAAILGRGVGFFLSVNLNDVIVPLKVFYPKAPRSAATIDPNQLYSSAILDPVAFFSIERQFDDEYVIAPLEFAKNLLNYGNRRTSLEIKVEESHSINSIQSSLKELLGPRFLVKNTDEQHAGLLRTVKLEKLFVFLTLTFILAIASFNIFFSLSMLAIEKKKDIAVLKAMGAPDKLISRIFLKQGALIALSGAIIGLILGFLICLAQEKFGLVSLGISSAVIDSYPVKIAWTDFIWISLAVIGITLLASYRPAFIASKVDTVKEL; from the coding sequence TTGACACTTAGTTTCTTTATAGCGCGCCGATATTTTCGCAGTAAGAAAAAGCGGAACTTTATCACGATCCTGTCCACCATTTCTATGGTAGGAGTAGCCGTGGGTACCATGGCATTGGTAATTGTGATGTCGGTGTTTAATGGCTTGGAGGATTTAATTCGAGGTCTTTTTGCCAGTTTTGATGCGGAATTAAAGATAGAAGCTGCAGAGGGGAAAAGTTTTGAAGTAACCGAAGACTGGTTAGATAGTATTCGATCTCTGGAGGGAGTGGAGGTATTGACCGAGGTGATAGAAGACAATGCCTTGTTTGATTACAATGGGAATCAAATTGTGGCAAGATTGAAAGGAGTCTCAGACAATTTCTTGGACCAAGGCAGGTTTAAAAATGGCTATTTTTGGGGAGATACTACCTTGGGGACGGATTTAAGACCTGCTGCGATTTTAGGCAGGGGGGTTGGCTTTTTCCTTTCAGTCAATTTGAATGATGTGATCGTCCCATTAAAAGTTTTCTACCCCAAAGCTCCTAGGTCGGCCGCTACCATTGATCCCAATCAATTGTATTCCTCGGCGATTCTGGACCCAGTTGCCTTTTTCAGTATAGAGCGACAGTTTGATGATGAGTATGTCATTGCACCACTGGAATTCGCAAAAAATCTATTGAATTATGGAAATAGAAGGACCTCCTTGGAAATTAAAGTGGAGGAAAGCCATTCTATCAATTCGATACAATCAAGCTTAAAGGAATTGCTAGGTCCTCGATTTCTAGTCAAAAATACGGATGAGCAACATGCGGGATTATTGAGAACTGTGAAGCTAGAAAAGCTTTTCGTCTTTCTCACTTTGACCTTTATTTTGGCCATTGCCTCATTTAATATCTTTTTTTCATTGAGTATGCTGGCCATTGAGAAGAAAAAAGATATTGCCGTTTTAAAAGCCATGGGAGCTCCTGATAAATTGATCAGTAGAATTTTCCTGAAACAAGGTGCCTTGATTGCATTGAGTGGAGCAATTATCGGATTGATTTTGGGTTTTTTGATTTGTCTGGCTCAGGAAAAATTCGGATTGGTTTCCTTGGGAATTTCATCGGCAGTAATCGATTCTTATCCAGTAAAAATAGCCTGGACAGACTTTATTTGGATTAGCTTAGCTGTTATTGGAATTACTTTATTAGCAAGCTATCGACCCGCATTTATTGCTTCCAAAGTGGACACGGTAAAGGAACTTTGA
- the solA gene encoding N-methyl-L-tryptophan oxidase, which produces MKFRDFEVIVIGLGAVGSATLFQLSKAGVSVLGIDRFDPPHHFGSSHGETRITRLAVGESDAYVPMVKRSHEIWREIESISGNSIFTECGGVLLDSGKTPWAKHGVEGFFKNTVTIADQFGIAHQMMSSDQLKMKYPLFQLEEEGTAYFEYSAGYLKPEEAIRVQINLAEMNGAIVLRNSPVLQVKKRSDSKVQVELEGESLVADVVINCTGGWIKDFLSQAGRSNLKICRQLLHWVKIDQEDWKDYPVFMWGHGPNPEDFIYGFPSLDGVSIKMATESFEAVDHPDQIIREVGEEEQQRFWKEQVEPRFGGLKPEFLKSEVCFYTVTKDAKFIIQKNVDNEREWMVSACSGHGFKHSAALGEYLADRVLQRTPRFIL; this is translated from the coding sequence ATGAAATTTCGGGATTTTGAGGTAATAGTAATCGGCTTGGGAGCAGTAGGATCTGCAACCCTTTTCCAACTTTCAAAAGCTGGAGTTTCTGTTTTGGGAATTGATCGTTTTGATCCTCCACACCATTTTGGATCTTCCCATGGCGAAACCCGAATCACAAGATTGGCAGTAGGGGAGTCGGATGCTTATGTTCCTATGGTCAAACGATCTCATGAAATATGGAGAGAAATCGAGTCGATTTCAGGAAACTCTATTTTTACGGAATGTGGAGGTGTTTTATTGGATTCAGGAAAAACGCCATGGGCCAAACATGGAGTGGAAGGTTTTTTTAAGAACACCGTTACCATAGCCGATCAATTTGGGATTGCACACCAAATGATGTCCTCTGATCAATTGAAAATGAAATACCCATTATTTCAACTTGAGGAAGAAGGAACTGCCTATTTTGAATATTCTGCGGGGTACTTAAAACCTGAAGAAGCCATTCGGGTCCAAATCAATCTTGCTGAAATGAATGGAGCCATTGTTTTGAGAAATAGTCCAGTACTTCAGGTGAAGAAACGGTCTGATTCAAAAGTTCAAGTAGAATTAGAGGGTGAAAGTTTGGTAGCAGATGTAGTGATCAATTGTACCGGAGGTTGGATCAAAGATTTCTTATCTCAGGCCGGCCGTTCCAATTTAAAAATATGCAGGCAATTACTCCATTGGGTAAAAATTGACCAAGAGGATTGGAAAGACTATCCGGTTTTTATGTGGGGTCATGGTCCGAATCCAGAGGATTTTATCTATGGCTTTCCTAGTTTAGATGGGGTGTCTATAAAGATGGCAACCGAATCATTTGAAGCCGTGGACCATCCTGACCAAATCATTAGAGAAGTTGGAGAGGAGGAGCAGCAAAGGTTCTGGAAGGAACAAGTTGAACCGAGGTTTGGCGGGTTGAAACCAGAGTTTTTGAAATCTGAAGTATGCTTTTACACAGTGACTAAGGATGCGAAATTTATCATCCAGAAAAATGTGGATAATGAACGTGAGTGGATGGTATCTGCATGCTCGGGACATGGGTTCAAACATTCCGCGGCCTTGGGAGAATATTTGGCAGATAGGGTCTTGCAAAGGACTCCTCGTTTCATTTTATAA
- a CDS encoding ABC transporter ATP-binding protein, translated as MAKQRGTALEEHEKRKLSKQNLEKIGTIFRFLMPYKWAFILGLVFLLFSSLTLLTFPFVAGKLIDAAQGTEWIVSDINSIALILVGILAVQSIFSFFRVWLFALVSERSMRDIRLALYSRMVRLPMKFFDTRRTGELISRITSDVSLLQDTFSVTLAEFFRQIITLIAGVAFLLINTPKLTLFMLGTFPVLVLIAMVFGKFIRKLSKKTQDELAAANVIVEETLQSISTVKSFVGEVYESARYGKGLNSVVGVALRQAKYRGAFISFIIFALFGGIVAVMWYGASLVGSGDMSVGELVSFVLYTTFIGGSIAGLGDIYGQVQKAIGSSERVLEILEEEAEQVGGDVALNFQGKIDFQNVQFHYPTRPEVEVLKSLSFHVNPGEKVALAGHSGAGKSTIIQLLLRFYDIQNGQILVDDKNITNWDLQALRSKVGMVPQEVLLFGGSIRENISYAKPNATEAEIMEAAKKANAWQFISQFPEGLDTLVGERGVKLSGGQRQRVAIARAILKDPSILILDEATSSLDAESESLVQEALDELMKGRTTIIIAHRLATIRKVDRIYVLKDGEIIEEGNHQDLITKDEGFYANLVRLQFAEN; from the coding sequence ATGGCAAAACAAAGAGGCACTGCTTTGGAAGAGCACGAAAAGAGGAAGTTGTCAAAGCAGAATTTAGAAAAGATCGGAACCATATTCCGTTTTTTAATGCCCTACAAATGGGCATTTATTTTGGGTTTGGTGTTCCTGCTCTTTTCTTCTTTAACTTTATTGACGTTTCCATTTGTTGCTGGTAAGCTCATTGACGCTGCTCAAGGCACAGAATGGATTGTCTCAGATATTAATTCCATAGCGCTTATACTCGTTGGGATTTTAGCTGTCCAGAGTATTTTTTCTTTCTTTCGGGTTTGGTTATTTGCATTGGTTTCTGAGCGTTCCATGCGGGATATAAGATTGGCTTTGTATTCTAGGATGGTACGTTTGCCCATGAAGTTTTTCGATACCCGAAGAACCGGAGAGCTGATTTCAAGGATCACTTCGGATGTAAGTTTGCTTCAAGATACTTTTTCAGTTACGCTGGCAGAGTTTTTCAGACAGATTATCACCTTGATAGCTGGAGTGGCATTTCTATTAATTAATACACCGAAGCTTACTTTATTCATGCTGGGCACATTCCCTGTATTGGTGTTGATAGCGATGGTATTTGGGAAGTTTATCAGAAAACTTTCAAAGAAAACCCAAGATGAATTGGCTGCTGCCAACGTGATCGTAGAAGAAACCTTACAGTCCATCAGCACGGTCAAGTCTTTTGTTGGTGAAGTATATGAATCTGCTCGCTACGGGAAAGGATTGAATTCTGTAGTAGGAGTAGCTTTGAGACAAGCCAAATACAGAGGAGCATTTATCTCATTCATCATCTTTGCTTTGTTCGGCGGGATTGTAGCCGTGATGTGGTATGGGGCAAGCCTAGTGGGTTCAGGTGATATGAGTGTAGGTGAGCTGGTTTCATTTGTCTTGTATACCACGTTTATCGGAGGATCTATTGCAGGATTAGGGGATATCTATGGTCAGGTCCAAAAGGCCATTGGATCTTCTGAAAGGGTGCTGGAGATTTTGGAAGAGGAGGCAGAACAAGTAGGAGGGGATGTTGCCTTGAATTTCCAGGGAAAGATCGATTTCCAAAACGTGCAGTTCCATTATCCTACCAGACCAGAAGTAGAAGTTTTAAAGAGCCTAAGTTTCCATGTCAATCCAGGAGAAAAAGTAGCTTTGGCAGGACATTCAGGGGCAGGAAAATCCACGATTATTCAATTGCTTCTTCGATTCTATGATATCCAAAATGGTCAAATTCTGGTGGATGATAAAAATATCACCAATTGGGACCTACAAGCACTAAGAAGCAAGGTAGGGATGGTTCCTCAAGAAGTTCTTTTGTTTGGCGGCTCGATCCGTGAGAATATCTCCTATGCAAAGCCAAATGCGACAGAAGCTGAAATTATGGAGGCAGCCAAGAAGGCAAACGCTTGGCAGTTTATCAGTCAATTCCCAGAGGGATTAGATACCTTGGTAGGAGAACGTGGAGTGAAACTATCCGGAGGACAGAGACAGCGGGTGGCAATTGCAAGAGCGATATTAAAGGATCCATCCATTTTGATTTTGGATGAGGCTACCTCCTCTTTAGATGCAGAATCCGAGTCGCTTGTTCAAGAAGCCTTGGATGAATTAATGAAAGGCAGAACGACCATCATTATTGCCCATAGACTGGCTACCATCAGAAAAGTGGATAGGATCTACGTGTTGAAAGACGGAGAAATTATTGAGGAAGGAAATCACCAGGATTTGATTACCAAAGATGAGGGCTTTTATGCCAATTTGGTACGTCTTCAGTTCGCGGAAAATTAA